A portion of the Salmo trutta chromosome 1, fSalTru1.1, whole genome shotgun sequence genome contains these proteins:
- the LOC115204010 gene encoding uncharacterized protein LOC115204010 isoform X4 — protein sequence MSAVWGKTLRCWELGLSLPRLPNLNEASLPLLLLLHPLLLRVHPLLLRVHPLLLRVHPLLLRVHPLLLRVHPLLLRVHPLLLRVHPLLLRVHPLLLRVHPLLLRVHPLLLRVHPLLLRVHPLLLRVHPLLLRVHPLLLRVHPLLLRVHPLLLRVHPLLLRVHPLLLRVHPLLLRVHPLLLRVHPLLLRVHPLLLRVHPLLLRVHPLLLRVHPLLLRVHPLLLRVHPLLLHPLLLHPPTATGTSPYCYGYIPLLLRVHPPTATGTSPYCYGYIPYCDGYIPYCDGYIPYCYGYIPYCYGYIPYCYGYIPYCYGYIPYCYGYIPYCYGSIPYCYIPYCYGSIPYCYIPYCDGYIPYCYGYIPYCYGYIPYCYGYIPYCYGYIPYCDGYIPYCDGYIPYCDGYIPYCYGSIPYCYGYIP from the exons ATGTCGGCCGTGTGGGGAAAAACTCTGAGGTGTTGGGAACTGGGACTGTCGCTCCCACGTCTCCCCAATTTGAATGAAGCTTCACTACccctactgctactgctacatcCCCTACTGCTACGGGTACATCCCCTACTGCTACGGGTCCATCCCCTACTGCTACGGGTCCATCCCCTACTGCTACGGGTCCATCCCCTACTGCTACGGGTCCATCCCTTACTGCTACGGGTCCATCCCTTACTGCTACGGGTCCATCCCTTACTGCTACGGGTCCATCCCTTACTGCTACGGGTCCATCCCCTACTGCTACGGGTCCATCCCCTACTGCTACGGGTCCATCCCCTACTGCTACGGGTCCATCCCCTACTGCTACGGGTCCATCCCCTACTGCTACGGGTCCATCCCCTACTGCTACGGGTCCATCCCCTACTGCTACGGGTCCATCCCCTACTGCTACGGGTCCATCCCCTACTGCTACGGGTCCATCCCCTACTGCTACGGGTCCATCCCCTACTGCTACGGGTCCATCCCCTACTGCTACGGGTCCATCCCCTACTGCTACGGGTCCATCCCCTACTGCTACGG GTCCATCCCCTACTGCTACGGGTCCATCCCCTACTGCTACGGGTCCATCCCCTACTGCTACGGGTACATCCCCTACTGCTACGGGTACATCCTCTACTGCTACATCCCCTACTGCTACATCCCCCTACTGCTACGGGTACATCCCCCTACTGCTACGGGTACATCCCCCTACTGCTACGGGTACATCCCCCTACTGCTACGGGTACATCCCCCTACTGCTACGGGTACATCCCCTACTGCGACGGGTACATCCCCTACTGCGACGGGTACATCCCCTACTGCTACGGGTACATCCCCTACTGCTACGGGTACATCCCCTACTGCTACGGGTACATCCCCTACTGCTACGGGTACATCCCCTACTGCTACGGGTACATCCCCTACTGCTACGGGTCCATCCCCTACTGCTACATCCCCTACTGCTACGGGTCCATCCCCTACTGCTACATCCCCTACTGCGACGGGTACATCCCCTACTGCTACGGGTAC ATCCCCTACTGCTACGGGTACATCCCCTACTGCTACGGGTACATCCCCTACTGCTACGGGTACATCCCCTACTGCGACGGGTACATCCCCTACTGCGACGGGTACATCCCCTACTGCGACGGGTACATCCCCTACTGTTACGGGTCCATCCCCTACTGCTACGGGTACATCCCATAG
- the LOC115204010 gene encoding uncharacterized protein LOC115204010 isoform X5 produces the protein MSAVWGKTLRCWELGLSLPRLPNLNEASLPLLLLLHPLLLRVHPLLLRVHPLLLRVHPLLLRVHPLLLRVHPLLLRVHPLLLRVHPLLLRVHPLLLRVHPLLLRVHPLLLRVHPLLLRVHPLLLRVHPLLLRVHPLLLRVHPLLLRVHPLLLRVHPLLLRVHPLLLRVHPLLLRVHPLLLRVHPLLLRVHPLLLRVHPLLLRVHPLLLHPLLLHPPTATGTSPYCYGYIPLLLRVHPPTATGTSPYCYGYIPYCDGYIPYCDGYIPYCYGYIPYCYGYIPYCYGYIPYCYGYIPYCYGYIPYCYGSIPYCYIPYCYGSIPYCYIPYCDGYIPYCYGYIPYCYGSIPYCYIPYCDGYIPYCYGYIPYCYGYIPYCYGYIPYCDGYIPYCDGYIPYCDGYIPYCYGSIPYCYGYIP, from the exons ATGTCGGCCGTGTGGGGAAAAACTCTGAGGTGTTGGGAACTGGGACTGTCGCTCCCACGTCTCCCCAATTTGAATGAAGCTTCACTACccctactgctactgctacatcCCCTACTGCTACGGGTACATCCCCTACTGCTACGGGTCCATCCCCTACTGCTACGGGTCCATCCCCTACTGCTACGGGTCCATCCCCTACTGCTACGGGTCCATCCCTTACTGCTACGGGTCCATCCCTTACTGCTACGGGTCCATCCCTTACTGCTACGGGTCCATCCCTTACTGCTACGGGTCCATCCCCTACTGCTACGGGTCCATCCCCTACTGCTACGGGTCCATCCCCTACTGCTACGGGTCCATCCCCTACTGCTACGGGTCCATCCCCTACTGCTACGGGTCCATCCCCTACTGCTACGGGTCCATCCCCTACTGCTACGGGTCCATCCCCTACTGCTACGGGTCCATCCCCTACTGCTACGGGTCCATCCCCTACTGCTACGGGTCCATCCCCTACTGCTACGGGTCCATCCCCTACTGCTACGGGTCCATCCCCTACTGCTACGGGTCCATCCCCTACTGCTACGGGTAC ATCCCCTACTGCTACGGGTACATCCTCTACTGCTACATCCCCTACTGCTACATCCCCCTACTGCTACGGGTACATCCCCCTACTGCTACGGGTACATCCCCCTACTGCTACGGGTACATCCCCCTACTGCTACGGGTACATCCCCCTACTGCTACGGGTACATCCCCTACTGCGACGGGTACATCCCCTACTGCGACGGGTACATCCCCTACTGCTACGGGTACATCCCCTACTGCTACGGGTACATCCCCTACTGCTACGGGTACATCCCCTACTGCTACGGGTACATCCCCTACTGCTACGGGTACATCCCCTACTGCTACGGGTCCATCCCCTACTGCTACATCCCCTACTGCTACGGGTCCATCCCCTACTGCTACATCCCCTACTGCGACGGGTACATCCCCTACTGCTACGGGTACATCCCCTACTGCTACGGGTCCATCCCCTACTGCTACATCCCCTACTGCGACGGGTACATCCCCTACTGCTACGGGTACATCCCCTACTGCTACGGGTACATCCCCTACTGCTACGGGTACATCCCCTACTGCGACGGGTACATCCCCTACTGCGACGGGTACATCCCCTACTGCGACGGGTACATCCCCTACTGTTACGGGTCCATCCCCTACTGCTACGGGTACATCCCATAG
- the LOC115204010 gene encoding uncharacterized protein LOC115204010 isoform X7, which yields MSAVWGKTLRCWELGLSLPRLPNLNEASLPLLLLLHPLLLRVHPLLLRVHPLLLRVHPLLLRVHPLLLRVHPLLLRVHPLLLRVHPLLLRVHPLLLRVHPLLLRVHPLLLRVHPLLLRVHPLLLRVHPLLLRVHPLLLRVHPLLLRVHPLLLRVHPLLLRVHPLLLRVHPLLLRVHPLLLRVHPLLLRVHPLLLRVHPPTATGTSPYCYGYIPLLLRVHPPTATGTSPYCYGYIPYCDGYIPYCDGYIPYCYGYIPYCYGYIPYCYGYIPYCYGYIPYCYGYIPYCYGSIPYCYIPYCYGSIPYCYIPYCDGYIPYCYGYIPYCYGSIPYCYIPYCDGYIPYCYGYIPYCYGYIPYCYGYIPYCDGYIPYCDGYIPYCDGYIPYCYGSIPYCYGYIP from the exons ATGTCGGCCGTGTGGGGAAAAACTCTGAGGTGTTGGGAACTGGGACTGTCGCTCCCACGTCTCCCCAATTTGAATGAAGCTTCACTACccctactgctactgctacatcCCCTACTGCTACGGGTACATCCCCTACTGCTACGGGTCCATCCCCTACTGCTACGGGTCCATCCCCTACTGCTACGGGTCCATCCCCTACTGCTACGGGTCCATCCCTTACTGCTACGGGTCCATCCCTTACTGCTACGGGTCCATCCCTTACTGCTACGGGTCCATCCCTTACTGCTACGGGTCCATCCCCTACTGCTACGGGTCCATCCCCTACTGCTACGGGTCCATCCCCTACTGCTACGGGTCCATCCCCTACTGCTACGGGTCCATCCCCTACTGCTACGGGTCCATCCCCTACTGCTACGGGTCCATCCCCTACTGCTACGGGTCCATCCCCTACTGCTACGGGTCCATCCCCTACTGCTACGGGTCCATCCCCTACTGCTACGGGTCCATCCCCTACTGCTACGGGTCCATCCCCTACTGCTACGGGTCCATCCCCTACTGCTACGGGTCCATCCCCTACTGCTACGGGTAC ATCCCCCTACTGCTACGGGTACATCCCCCTACTGCTACGGGTACATCCCCCTACTGCTACGGGTACATCCCCCTACTGCTACGGGTACATCCCCCTACTGCTACGGGTACATCCCCTACTGCGACGGGTACATCCCCTACTGCGACGGGTACATCCCCTACTGCTACGGGTACATCCCCTACTGCTACGGGTACATCCCCTACTGCTACGGGTACATCCCCTACTGCTACGGGTACATCCCCTACTGCTACGGGTACATCCCCTACTGCTACGGGTCCATCCCCTACTGCTACATCCCCTACTGCTACGGGTCCATCCCCTACTGCTACATCCCCTACTGCGACGGGTACATCCCCTACTGCTACGGGTACATCCCCTACTGCTACGGGTCCATCCCCTACTGCTACATCCCCTACTGCGACGGGTACATCCCCTACTGCTACGGGTACATCCCCTACTGCTACGGGTACATCCCCTACTGCTACGGGTACATCCCCTACTGCGACGGGTACATCCCCTACTGCGACGGGTACATCCCCTACTGCGACGGGTACATCCCCTACTGTTACGGGTCCATCCCCTACTGCTACGGGTACATCCCATAG
- the LOC115204010 gene encoding uncharacterized protein LOC115204010 isoform X9: MKLHYPYCYCYIPYCYGYIPYCYGSIPYCYGSIPYCYGSIPYCYGSIPYCYGSIPYCYGSIPYCYGSIPYCYGSIPYCYGSIPYCYGSIPYCYGSIPYCYGSIPYCYGSIPYCYGSIPYCYGSIPYCYGSIPYCYGSIPYCYGSIPYCYGSIPYCYGSIPYCYGSIPYCYGYILYCYIPLLLRVHPPTATGTSPYCYGYIPLLLRVHPPTATGTSPYCYGYIPYCDGYIPYCDGYIPYCYGYIPYCYGYIPYCYGYIPYCYGYIPYCYGYIPYCYGSIPYCYIPYCYGSIPYCYIPYCDGYIPYCYGYIPYCYGSIPYCYIPYCDGYIPYCYGYIPYCYGYIPYCYGYIPYCDGYIPYCDGYIPYCDGYIPYCYGSIPYCYGYIP, from the exons ATGAAGCTTCACTACccctactgctactgctacatcCCCTACTGCTACGGGTACATCCCCTACTGCTACGGGTCCATCCCCTACTGCTACGGGTCCATCCCCTACTGCTACGGGTCCATCCCCTACTGCTACGGGTCCATCCCTTACTGCTACGGGTCCATCCCTTACTGCTACGGGTCCATCCCTTACTGCTACGGGTCCATCCCTTACTGCTACGGGTCCATCCCCTACTGCTACGGGTCCATCCCCTACTGCTACGGGTCCATCCCCTACTGCTACGGGTCCATCCCCTACTGCTACGGGTCCATCCCCTACTGCTACGGGTCCATCCCCTACTGCTACGGGTCCATCCCCTACTGCTACGGGTCCATCCCCTACTGCTACGGGTCCATCCCCTACTGCTACGGGTCCATCCCCTACTGCTACGGGTCCATCCCCTACTGCTACGGGTCCATCCCCTACTGCTACGGGTCCATCCCCTACTGCTACGGGTCCATCCCCTACTGCTACGGGTACATCCTCTACTGCTACATCCCCCTACTGCTACGGGTAC ATCCCCCTACTGCTACGGGTACATCCCCCTACTGCTACGGGTACATCCCCCTACTGCTACGGGTACATCCCCCTACTGCTACGGGTACATCCCCCTACTGCTACGGGTACATCCCCTACTGCGACGGGTACATCCCCTACTGCGACGGGTACATCCCCTACTGCTACGGGTACATCCCCTACTGCTACGGGTACATCCCCTACTGCTACGGGTACATCCCCTACTGCTACGGGTACATCCCCTACTGCTACGGGTACATCCCCTACTGCTACGGGTCCATCCCCTACTGCTACATCCCCTACTGCTACGGGTCCATCCCCTACTGCTACATCCCCTACTGCGACGGGTACATCCCCTACTGCTACGGGTACATCCCCTACTGCTACGGGTCCATCCCCTACTGCTACATCCCCTACTGCGACGGGTACATCCCCTACTGCTACGGGTACATCCCCTACTGCTACGGGTACATCCCCTACTGCTACGGGTACATCCCCTACTGCGACGGGTACATCCCCTACTGCGACGGGTACATCCCCTACTGCGACGGGTACATCCCCTACTGTTACGGGTCCATCCCCTACTGCTACGGGTACATCCCATAG